A single genomic interval of Anopheles marshallii chromosome 2, idAnoMarsDA_429_01, whole genome shotgun sequence harbors:
- the LOC128719375 gene encoding short-chain specific acyl-CoA dehydrogenase, mitochondrial has protein sequence MFALRIASRMGYRVTGTSSSRSIASLSALPDTHQMLQKTCRDFADNELVPNAARFDREHLYPAEQIRKMGELGLMAVSVKEEYGGTGLDYLAYAIAMEEISRGCASAGVIMSVNNSLYLGPLTHYGNENQKQKYVVDYTDGTRVGCFALSEPGNGSDAGAASTMATLKGDHWVLNGTKCWITNGYEAGAAVVFATTDKSLKHKGISAFIVPKETPGFSLGKKEDKLGIRGSSTCSLIFEDCAIPKENLLGEPGFGFKIAMQTLDAGRIGIASQALGIAQASLECAVDYANKRIAFGKPISKLQAIQTKIADMSLRLESARLLTWRAAWLKDNKKPFTKEAAQAKLAASEAATYCAHQAIQVLGGMGYVSDMPAERHYRDARITEIYEGTSEIQRLVIAGAVIKELTA, from the exons ATGTTCGCTTTACGTATCGCTTCTAGAATGG GCTACCGTGTAACCGGCACCTCTAGTTCACGTTCGATAGCTAGCTTATCAGCGCTCCCGGATACGCATCAGATGCTGCAGAAAACTTGTCGTGATTTTGCCGACAACGAGCTAGTTCCGAATGCGGCCCGGTTCGATCGAGAGCACCTTTATCCGGCAGAACAGATACGCAAGATGGGAGAGCTAGGACTGATGGCGGTGTCGGTGAAGGAAGAGTACGGTGGCACCGGGTTAGATTATCTCGCATATGCTATCGCGATGGAAGAAATATCACGCGGCTGTGCATCGGCGGGTGTTATCATGTCGGTGAACAACTCACTGTATTTGGGGCCTCTGACGCATTATGGAAACgaaaatcaaaagcaaaaatacGTCGTCGATTACACCGATGGCACGCGCGTAGGTTGTTTTGCCCTGTCCGAACCGGGCAATGGATCGGATGCGGGAGCCGCCTCAACCATGGCAACGCTTAAAGGAGACCACTGGGTGTTGAACGGTACTAAATGCTGGATTACGAATGGGTACGAGGCAGGTGCGGCCGTCGTATTTGCCACCACGGACAAATCACTCAAACACAAGGGCATATCGGCGTTCATAGTGCCGAAGGAGACGCCCGGTTTTTCACTCGGTAAAAAAGAGGACAAGCTGGGCATACGCGGCTCATCGACCTGCTCGCTAATCTTCGAAGACTGTGCCATCCCGAAGGAAAATCTGCTCGGTGAGCCGGGATTCGGGTTTAAGATCGCAATGCAAACGCTCGATGCTGGGCGAATAGGAATTGCTAGCCAAGCGTTAGGCATTGCCCAAGCTTCACTCGAGTGTGCCGTCGATTACGCCAACAAACGCATTGCATTCGGTAAACCGATCTCTAAGCTGCAGGCCATCCAAACCAAGATAGCCGACATGTCCCTAAGGCTCGAATCAGCACGTTTGCTTACGTGGAGGGCCGCTTGGTTGAAGGATAACAAGAAACCGTTTACCAAAGAAGCTGCTCAGGCGAAGTTGGCAGCTTCGGAGGCGGCTACCTATTGTGCACATCAGGCGATTCAAGTGCTCGGCGGTATGGGATACGTATCGGACATGCCGGCCGAGCGACACTACAGGGATGCGAGAATTACCGAAATTTACGAAGGCACCTCTGAGATTCAGAGGCTCGTTATTGCCGGTGCTGTTATAAAAGAGCTAACGGCTTAG
- the LOC128708751 gene encoding uncharacterized protein LOC128708751, giving the protein MSSGTDFKGKILKVRREVQLSSDSKSLLRVLKETKRCLDGLANEPNYTVCVAHLVKELVDWVAIKEDNDLQTVAAKECLDLLEEFLLVCHQADSTTRSYLVARLYNAFVALLRKDANRQRTRTKLYIARLMNQFPIVNDQADLFVRVKQVVLKTVHEAKETKELTEEGADLVIAMQRNLLIHEAGNARTTMDGNRQPALTHFREVFDNGMAILCRLYAVSHTKAELLYQTIMQTMLTIVKPDERELISLLDDSVAFVETILGYVGREDGDYYRFAEFFIIFEGIRSEPYASCYRLVSMMVQLVKQIQPTEQQIENITKYVRSVHGTFADHQLVVRVTIFITCQAIPYLTRLSQEYLLNVSHAAIGLCKALMRFVYQYPTDTGPELCRTCTNSWRHLVDKLLSIMMHLNVAQARNATEQRHDLNKLTYSVGRSCELIKRKLALLEELGCERKRSLIDSTMRHGVSWLKFALMLLREDNRATTEEAVEIVHTIKLLISVQNRYRFEFLSDLYLVRLLENSYTDRPGAGGVASCWANVSIRLLKLLLTLRDAPSGSTEEHRATISSIIRSIMCYQMNAAETDSVRTFTILQLYDHPSFDRHGFTFDCLPSRAEKVTIFAEEMTLVIKYKTSNTLPPWDYMVELTKVVDIRENCLSFGMALHGFNENDAGKLPETMMDTLLDALTAYQPVNTLERIKRSAALGIVCYYTFSSISRTIISRLRELPLKTGLWRNEQIDEILIENQLDRETALFKRMEAIRQHYGELLATLAAEGFQSLWVLPSVTHISSILDNIARLYHLNYHPHRAVELQRLNLLLVAQRRDTRPLDQCASLAFLLEQHQLADVQLRQQDDTLPPHAGGSLATLEDLAKRAKSLLPPSGSIDDVPDNRKLQLLNLYLGLAVYYASRRRLEVALRLIQRALDHLDGSSNVDTVRQLLQGRTAQIIFRLATEYGLPWPDSVPPLAFMKRMLSSFSELQKLANEHIFTLSLATIDMTVDVLQYLIVRYDTGPMIEPYLEQLLKFVLRRGAGLRAMQLLLLCGQMYADMQKLDRCEIILMYLERLLMLLPILPEEGKENGKVIDDLSLAGSNKTVPYKGVNSLPQPGHTVIIEDLVDVEREAAPKHRHAPTFHPGRSPARNEITANETNIQQYLMFRHSSGCDCRYCSYPQYKSIAFQTAALAVRLTVLQQTKSTKHIERAYQTVIEHWRMQVYPQILTWTVPVYRTDLSVAVTRTLVHRGQFLVRQQLFERAREVYGWALELTEHSIDPALSVDIRFNIKALDMLVQRSVQQSNLPRPKRSRSMIESRYAELLARKGEANGEAPDMGLLTSNLSNLTMKTPKADRVAVRSRTPPKTVNRVNELLRQAMSRRQQLKTTEPDTFLVSDGIIPRRPYSASARKPKTVNVFVDSPPNRTVVPATVGKMLKPASISSTLTMVKSKAKLPKSNVFDVMGASNSSKPNAQSELGISTESCRRRTAKRGMIREPTTEKLEPTTPIHNLQSYKDALVQESPTCTPPPRTASENVTGRKVRRLLIDEFPSLSVSSNSDGPTKTTQTAQKRTDSPVLNGSFRDALVLGGATKKHDSGDDAVIVLDDSHDSSYKSDEAIDTSIVQSRAVSADKRSGLSLKSYSARKRLLDSGGYALASPAVRSVVTNRRTPLLVTKTKLQFDEPSPESTGNDGAKQLAAEISSSNKRANTRLADGKPVRLNGKITAKSAPSTVDKPSAVPKVEPRMSSIASRTRLRRKRI; this is encoded by the exons ATGTCTTCCGGAACGGACTTCAAAGGGAAGATTCTAAAAGTGCGTCGAGAGGTGCAACTGTCCAGTGATTCCAAATCATTGCTACGCGtgttaaaagaaacaaagcgcTGCTTGGATGGATTAGCGAACGAACCCAACTACACGGTATGTGTGGCCCATCTCGTGAAAGAGCTAGTGGACTGGGTTGCCATAAAGGAGGATAATGATCTTCAAACCGTTGCCGCAAAGGAATGTCTCGATCTGCTGGAAGAGTTTCTACTGGTTTGCCATCAGGCTGACAGTACGACCAGATCATACCTTGTGGCACGACTGTACAATGCGTTCGTTGCGCTTCTACGAAAGGATGCTAACCGTCAACGTACTAGAACGAAGCTGTATATCGCTCGCCTAATGAATCAGTTTCCAATTGTGAACGATCAGGCAGATCTTTTTGTACGGGTGAAGCAAGTCGTGCTGAAGACAGTACACGAAGCCAAAGAAACGAAGGAACTAACGGAGGAGGGTGCAGATTTGGTAATAGCAATGCAACGCAATTTGCTAATCCACGAGGCCGGTAATGCACGAACAACGATGGATGGAAATCGTCAGCCGGCGTTGACGCATTTCCGTGAAGTGTTCGACAACGGTATGGCCATACTGTGCCGGTTGTATGCCGTCAGCCACACAAAAGCTGAACTACTGTACCAAACCATTATGCAAACGATGCTAACGATCGTTAAACCGGACGAGCGGGAACTAATCAGCTTGCTGGACGATAGCGTTGCTTTTGTCGAAACCATACTCGGGTATGTCGGACGGGAAGATGGAGACTATTATCGGTTTGCCGAATTTTTCATCATATTCGAAGGTATAAGGAGCGAACCGTACGCCAGCTGCTACCGGTTGGTAAGCATGATGGTACAGCTCGTTAAACAAATTCAACCAACGGaacaacaaatcgaaaacatCACCAAATACGTACGGTCAGTTCACGGAACGTTCGCCGACCATCAGCTGGTGGTTAGGGTAACTATATTTATCACTTGTCAAGCTATCCCCTACTTGACCCGATTGTCCCAGGAGTATTTGTTGAACGTATCCCATGCAGCAATTGGACTTTGCAAAGCGCTTATGCGTTTTGTGTACCAGTATCCGACGGACACCGGGCCCGAGTTGTGTCGCACGTGCACAAACTCATGGCGTCATTTGGTCGATAAGCTGCTGAGCATAATGATGCATTTAAACGTCGCTCAAGCTAGGAATGCGACCGAACAGCGACACGATCTCAACAAGTTGACTTATTCGGTAGGACGAAGCTGTGAGTTGATCAAACGGAAACTAGCATTGCTAGAAGAGCTGGGCTGTGAACGAAAGCGATCGTTAATCGACAGTACGATGCGTCACGGTGTCTCCTGGCTAAAGTTTGCCCTAATGCTTCTCCGCGAGGATAACCGAGCGACGACTGAGGAAGCGGTAGAAATCGTACACACCATCAAGTTGCTAATATCCGTACAAAACCGATACCGGTTTGAGTTTTTGTCTGATCTATACCTTGTACGACTGCTGGAGAACAGTTACACCGATCGGCCCGGAGCGGGTGGAGTTGCATCTTGCTGGGCGAATGTTAGCATTCGATTGCTCAAGCTATTGCTAACCCTCCGTGACGCACCGTCAGGTTCGACCGAGGAACATAGGGCAACCATAAGTTCAATCATACGGTCGATTATGTGCTACCAAATGAATGCAGCAGAGACGGATTCGGTCCGTACGTTCACCATTCTACAGCTGTACGATCATCCATCCTTCGATCGGCATGGTTTCACATTCGATTGCTTACCATCGCGTGCGGAAAAGGTTACCATTTTCGCCGAGGAAATGACGCTGGTGATAAAGTACAAGACGTCCAACACACTTCCACCGTGGGATTATATGGTCGAGCTGACGAAGGTGGTCGATATTCGTGAAAATTGTCTCTCCTTTGGCATGGCATTGCACGGATTCAATGAGAACGATGCCGGGAAGTTACCAGAGACGATGATGGACACACTGCTAGATGCTTTAACGGCGTACCAACCGGTGAACACATTGGAACGCATAAAACGTAGCGCAGCACTGGGCATAGTTTGCTATTATACGTTTAGCTCGATTAGCCGAACGATAATAAGTCGTTTACGGGAGCTTCCGTTGAAAACGGGCCTCTGGCGCAACGAGCAAATCGATGAGATACTGATCGAGAACCAGCTTGACCGCGAGACGGCACTTTTCAAGCGAATGGAAGCGATCCGGCAACATTACGGTGAGCTGTTGGCTACATTGGCAGCAGAAGGCTTTCAATCGCTTTGGGTACTGCCCTCCGTTACGCATATATCGAGCATACTGGATAATATTGCTCGCTTGTACCATCTGAACTATCATCCGCATCGAGCGGTTGAGTTACAGAGGTTAAATTTACTTCTCGTCGCTCAACGGCGTGACACACGACCGCTGGATCAATGCGCTTCGTTAGCCTTCCTTCTAGAACAGCACCAGCTAGCGGATGTACAGTTGAGGCAACAGGACGACACCTTGCCACCACATGCTGGAGGTTCACTAGCAACGTTGGAGGATTTAGCAAAACGGGCGAAAAGCTTATTGCCGCCATCAGGCAGCATTGACGACGTGCCGGACAATCGTAAGCTTCAACTGTTAAATCTATACCTTGGACTCGCGGTGTACTATGCCTCTCGGCGTAGACTGGAAGTGGCGCTTCGTTTGATTCAGCGTGCCCTAGACCATCTGGATGGATCGAGCAATGTCGATACAGTCAGACAACTATTGCAGGGACGTACGGCACAGATCATCTTCCGGCTTGCTACAGAGTACGGATTGCCGTGGCCCGATTCTGTCCCTCCGCTAGCGTTCATGAAGCGCATGCTGTCCAGTTTCAGCGAGCTGCAGAAGCTCGCAAACGAACACATATTTACACTGTCGCTTGCCACGATCGACATGACGGTAGATGTACTGCAGTATCTGATCGTACGGTACGATACCGGACCGATGATTGAACCGTACTTGGAGCAGCTGCTTAAGTTTGTGCTGCGTAGAGGGGCTGGTTTAAGGGCGATGCAGTTGTTGCTGCTATGCGGTCAGATGTATGCCGATATGCAGAAGTTGGATCGATGCGAG ATCATACTAATGTACCTTGAACGATTACTAATGTTGCTTCCGATCCTGCCggaagaaggaaaggaaaatggaaaagtgatCGATGATCTGTCACTAGCGGGAAGCAATAAAACCGTTCCCTATAAGGGAGTCAATAGCTTACCACAACCGGGTCATACTGTCATTATCGAAGATCTCGTTGACGTTGAAAGAGAAGCGGCACCAAAGCACCGACACGCTCCT ACATTCCACCCTGGAAGATCTCCTGCGCGCAATGAAAtaacagcaaacgaaacgaatattCAGCAGTACCTAATGTTCCGGCACTCATCGGGGTGCGACTGTCGCTACTGTAGCTATCCACAATATAAATCGATCGCATTTCAAACCGCTGCCCTTGCTGTCAGATTAACCGTCCTGCAGCAGACTAAATCGACGAAACACATCGAACGTGCGTACCAAACCGTGATCGAACACTGGCGGATGCAAGTGTACCCTCAGATTCTTACCTGGACTGTGCCGGTGTACCGGACGGATCTGTCCGTAGCAGTAACACGAACCCTTGTGCATCGAGGTCAGTTTCTCGTCCGGCAGCAGCTGTTCGAGCGTGCCCGTGAGGTGTATGGTTGGGCCTTGGAGCTTACTGAGCACAGCATCGATCCAGCACTATCCGTTGACATACGGTTTAATATCAAAGCGTTAGATATGTTAGTGCAGCGATCAGTGCAACAATCCAACCTTCCTCGTCCAAAACGTAGCCGATCGATGATTGAGTCCCGTTACGCTGAGCTGCTTGCAAGAAAAGGGGAAGCGAATGGGGAAGCGCCGGATATGGGTCTATTAACTAGCAATCTGAGCAATTTGACAATGAAAACTCCGAAGGCGGATAGGGTAGCTGTTCGTTCACGAACGCCACCCAAAACGGTCAATCGTGTGAATGAGTTGCTACGGCAGGCAATGTCACGGCGCCAGCAACTAAAAACCACCGAACCGGACACGTTTCTTGTGTCGGATGGTATTATCCCCAGGCGTCCATATTCCGCATCCGCTCGTAAACCAAAAACAGTCAACGTTTTTGTGGATTCACCACCGAATCGTACGGTAGTTCCGGCAACAGTTGGTAAAATGTTAAAACCGGCCTCCATATCATCAACACTGACAATGGTTAAATCCAAAGCAAAGCTCCCGAAATCCAACGTGTTTGATGTGATGGGCGCAAGCAATAGCAGTAAGCCGAACGCTCAAAGTGAGTTGGGAATTTCAACGGAAAGCTGTCGTCGCCGCACAGCAAAACGCGGAATGATTAGGGAACCAACAACGGAAAAGCTCGAACCAACAACGCCAATCCATAACTTACAATCGTACAAGGATGCTTTGGTGCAAGAAAGTCCTACGTGTACTCCGCCACCTCGCACGGCTAGTGAAAATGTCACCGGTCgcaaggttcgtcgcttgttgaTAGATGAGTTCCCCAGTCTAAGCGTATCGAGCAACAGCGATGGGCCAACGAAAACAACCCAAACAGCACAGAAACGTACCGATAGTCCGGTACTGAATGGATCGTTCAGGGATGCGCTTGTACTCGGtggtgcaacaaaaaagcacgatAGCGGTGACGACGCGGTGATCGTGCTAGATGATTCACATGACTCCAGTTATAAATCAGACGAAGCGATCGATACCAGCATTGTGCAAAGCCGTGCCGTTTCGGCGGACAAACGTAGCGGACTTTCGCTTAAATCTTACTCCGCTCGGAAGCGTCTGCTCGATAGTGGTGGCTATGCGCTGGCATCACCGGCTGTCCGGTCAGTGGTAACGAACCGTAGGACCCCGCTGTTGGTAACTAAAACGAAGCTACAATTTGATGAACCAAGTCCAGAGTCTACCGGCAACGATGGTGCAAAGCAATTGGCAGCGGAAATAAGTAGCAGTAATAAGAGAGCCAATACGAGGCTGGCAGATGGAAAACCGGTACGTTTGAATGGTAAAATAACTGCCAAATCAGCACCGAGCACGGTTGATAAACCGAGCGCCGTTCCAAAGGTAGAACCGCGTATGAGTAGTATTGCTTCGCGCACAAGATTACGTAGGAAACGAATCTGA
- the LOC128707727 gene encoding suppressor of fused homolog, with the protein MAANVPEKDSVLKKRILPRGLQKLIEQCLKIYPDQTNPLQVTTVLKYWLGGLDPLDYISMYHNAGDPEQNIPPHWHYVSFGLSDLHGDGRVHLADTSGGLEPRSGMGFELTFRLIKTPDASANERPPTWPANLLQSLAKYVFQSGNRLCTGDNIPWRRSLDGSKDTNTAIQHMLIAEDPQLPRTETPFGWVDFLQIVGVTSEELEQASRWNGKGMLNLLTKDPATGGQWLITNMARSSSVFEQFPETLRQLELDLEKEGSDLAGVNADFTFKELAKGTLAAAIKKEVLDPEEDLSRSISCCNIAVKQESNEDALERSTGSTTSDMVNPFDNPNIPSRVFPLTGIELTLAPYAAKFLMLAVRDRIRHGRHFTFKAQHMAVTFVAESVTGSIVNRQTPYAVLGSWVQILIPNRLIPRMVDSFGELSTRSADSLKIPLTYEWPEQNLKFIIDNPPPELLNQQGPILA; encoded by the exons ATGGCAGCAAACGTTCCGGAAAAAGATTCTGTTCTGAAAAAACGCATCCTGCCGCGGGGCTTACAGAAGCTTATTGAACAATGTTTAAAGATCTACCCCGATCAAACGAATCCTCTGCAGGTGACGACCGTGCTGAAATACTG GCTCGGTGGTCTAGATCCGTTGGATTACATTAGCATGTATCATAATGCGGGCGACCCGGAGCAAAATATCCCGCCGCACTGGCActatgtcagttttggactgTCCGATCTTCATGGAGATGGTCGGGTGCATCTTGCGGACACTTCGGGCGGTCTTGAACCACGTTCCGGGATGGGATTTGAGCTAACCTTTCGATTGATAAAAACTCCGGACGCCTCGGCCAACGAACGACCTCCAACATGGCCCGCGAACTTACTGCAATCGTTGGCCAAATACGTATTTCAATCAGGCAATCGGCTCTGCACTGGTGATAACATCCCCTGGCGACGTTCGCTCGATGGTAGTAAAGATACTAACACCGCCATTCAGCATATGCTGATAGCGGAGGATCCACAGCTTCCCCGTACGGAAACACCGTTCGGTTGGGTGGACTTTCTGCAGATCGTGGGTGTGACGAGCGAGGAGCTAGAACAGGCTTCACGCTGGAACGGTAAGGGTATGCTTAATCTGCTGACGAAGGATCCAGCAACGGGCGGTCAATGGTTGATTACGAATATGGCCAGATCGAGCAGTGTGTTCGAGCAGTTTCCGGAAACACTTCGACAGCTCGAACTGGACCTGGAGAAGGAAGGATCCGATCTAGCCGGTGTGAATGCCGATTTCACCTTCAAGGAGCTGGCAAAGGGTACCCTTGCCGCAGCCATAAAGAAAGAGGTGCTCGATCCGGAGGAAGACCTGTCCCGTTCCATCTCCTGCTGCAACATCGCGGTAAAGCAGGAATCAAATGAAGACGCACTGGAACGGTCGACCGGCTCTACCACGTCGGATATGGTAAACCCATTCGACAATCCAAACATTCCGTCACGCGTCTTTCCGCTGACCGGTATCGAGCTGACGCTGGCACCGTACGCCGCCAAGTTCCTCATGCTTGCCGTGCGTGATCGCATTAGGCACGGACGACACTTTACGTTCAAAGCGCAGCATATGGCTGTCACGTTCGTCGCCGAATCGGTGACCGGGTCGATTGTTAATCGCCAAACGCCATACGCCGTACTGGGCAGCTGGGTCCAGATACTCATCCCGAATCGTTTGATACCGCGCATGGTGGAcagttttggtgagttaagCACGCGAAGTGCAGACAGTCTTAAGATTCCGCTCACGTACGAATGGCCGGAACAGAATCTTAAGTTCATTATTGACAATCCGCCCCCGGAACTGCTCAACCAGCAAGGACCGATACTGGCGTGA
- the LOC128707695 gene encoding serine/threonine-protein kinase Tao, translating into MKSPLPLPELFDEDEFSFIFKKPRGLNDAFHRRRPPKLVHPFNRSINASVANAISFIEDSRTELSTMYNRNIPDTYYEQCFEQLTKVGEGSFGEVFKVRSRVDGRLYAVKKSKAYFRSTQCRELCLEEVRRYEQFSDHENCVKLYLAWEQEDRLYMQMELCRENLEIYAREQQKLPDERIWSIMLDLLLALKSLHDRNLIHLDIKLDNILVTDDGTCKLADFGIVFDLTKSNPRYATEGDSRYMAPELMEGRYTKAADIFSLGIATLELACNLELPANGRLWQRLRSGQPLPENLACNISPALKTIIHSMMHPVPDERPTVDALLKHPIVHKVHEARRRRRVWERIKCYVHRKLSSLSGFFMLAVMWLVACIRLQHRKESPGVVHPKAAKTANGYNRSHLFNGNCSRTPSGMSQGVLQNQSSSLLAGETQDYDDNGYDDLNRTGFDSSTGTTAAGDDTDCDRTTGTHDGIDGKESIQITPTLNNSMPPTRTPTIRIVNSTPLNHDHLKYQHHLQYSHPNSHSHSGSRHSSRVFCSPFRNLWFEDDANDLSILNDSHRNSKVISTSSSIAPPPLNDSDNDFRPLGSPSHDLNVSSGQSEDVPGNNVTATSSIGGSEQSITSTPNSSLFKAMRTSTTMANGLAAAASSGCDNSLSAGYSSFLIKKKLRFNAEEDEDSD; encoded by the exons atgaaatCTCCACTACCCTTACCGGAACTATTCGATGAGGACGAATTTTCGTTCATCTTCAAAAAG CCTCGCGGACTAAACGATGCATTTCACAGACGAAGACCCCCCAAGTTAGTGCATCCGTTTAATCGCAGCATTAATGCTTCCGTCGCTAATGCCATCTCGTTCATAGAGGACAGTCGAACGGAGTTAAGCACAATGTACAACCGGAACATACCGGACACATACTACGAGCAGTGCTTCGAACAGTTGACGAAGGTGGGCGAAGGATCGTTCGGCGAGGTGTTCAAAGTGCGAAGCCGTGTCGATGGCAGGCTTTACGCGGTGAAAAAGTCCAAAGCCTACTTTCGTAGCACGCAGTGTCGGGAGCTGTGCCTGGAAGAGGTACGCCGGTACGAGCAATTTTCCGATCATGAGAACTGCGTCAAGCTGTATCTGGCATGGGAACAGGAGGACCGACTTTACATGCAGATGGAGCTGTGTCGCGAGAATCTGGAAATCTATGCACGGGAACAGCAAAAGTTACCGGACGAGCGGATATGGTCGATCATGTTAGATCTGCTGCTTGCCTTGAAAAGCCTGCACGATCGCAATCTCATCCATCTAGATATCAAGCTAGATAACATCCTCGTCACCGACGACGGTACCTGCAAGCTGGCCGATTTTGGGATCGTGTTTGATCTGACGAAAAGTAATCCACGTTACGCGACTGAAGGTGATTCGCGCTACATGGCACCGGAGCTGATGGAGGGCAGGTATACGAAGGCGGCCGATATTTTCAGCCTCGGGATAGCTACGCTGGAGCTCGCCTGTAATTTGGAGCTTCCGGCCAATGGACGTTTGTGGCAGCGTTTGCGTAGCGGTCAACCACTGCCCGAAAATTTGGCGTGCAATATTTCACCCGCGCTGAAAACCATCATCCACAGCATGATGCACCCAGTACCGGACGAACGTCCCACGGTCGATGCGCTACTGAAGCATCCGATCGTGCATAAGGTTCACGAGGCCCGGAGGCGGCGACGTGTTTGGGAGCGAATTAAATGCTATGTTCACCGAAAACTTTCTAGCTTAAGCGGGTTTTTCATGCTGGCAGTGATGTGGTTGGTGGCGTGCATTCGACTACAGCACCGAAAAGAATCACCGGGAGTGGTCCACCCAAAAGCTGCCAAGACGGCGAACGGTTACAATCGTTCGCATCTATTCAATGGCAATTGTTCTCGAACTCCGAGCGGAATGTCCCAGGGCGTGTTGCAGAACCAAAGCTCTAGCCTATTGGCGGGTGAAACCCAAGACTATGATGATAATGGTTATGATGATTTGAACAGAACGGGTTTTGATAGCAGCACTGGTACGACGGCTGCTGGCGATGATACGGACTGTGATCGTACAACGGGTACGCATGATGGCATAGATGGCAAGGAAAGTATACAAATTACTCCCACATTGAACAACTCTATGCCACCGACCCGCACACCGACAATACGGATCGTTAATTCTACGCCCCTAAATCATGATCACCTAAAGTACCAGCACCACCTACAGTACAGTCATCCAAATTCGCACAGCCATTCCGGTTCGCGGCATTCGAGTCGCGTATTCTGTTCGCCATTTCGCAATTTATG GTTCGAGGACGATGCGAACGATCTGTCAATATTGAACGATTCGCATAGGAACTCAAAAGTGATTTCCACTAGCTCATCGATCGCACCACCACCGCTCAATGATAGCGATAACGATTTTCGTCCCCTTGGATCACCGTCACACGATCTGAATGTGTCGTCCGGGCAGAGCGAAGACGTGCCAGGCAATAACGTCACTGCAACATCATCCATCGGTGGTAGCGAACAATCGATTACGAGCACCCCAAACAGTTCCTTATTCAAAGCGATGCGAACAAGCACCACCATGGCCAATGGTCTAGCTGCTGCCGCTTCATCTGGCTGTGATAACTCATTGTCCGCGGGATATTCGTCGTTTCTTATTAAGAAAAAATTACGCTTTAACGCAGAGGAAGACGAAGATTCCGACTGA